One Cellulomonas sp. NS3 genomic region harbors:
- the fliF gene encoding flagellar basal-body MS-ring/collar protein FliF yields the protein MPAQLSGALGRLTGAVKQFSLAQRTLALIGLAVLVLGAVALSSWAAKPSLSPLFTGLSSTDASAVVDQLDAEGVAYELTDGGGTVLVPADSLYNMRLKLAAAGLPANADGGGYSLLDDMGMTSSEFQQEVTYQRALEGELAKTIGAMQGVEAATVKLALPQDSVFVSEKADPTASVFIRTKTGVDLSGDQVQAIVHLVSAGIEGMKTTDVAVIDAAGKVLSTVGANPTGGMSGQQTGEYEARVKGAVQALLDQVVGAGKSAVTMTAELDYDQTQRTSESFTAKPDTPPLASSTTTEEYTGTGGGNATGVLGPDNIAVPNGDAAGNGTYSSTSEDVTNAIDKVTEQTTTAPGSVKRQSLAVVVDAEATAAMDIAALTATLSAAAGIDPARGDTIAVQQMLFDTSAAETAQDALAAADRLAEKEQQETLIRQAAIAGVVLLVVLALVIAAARRSRRSRRESLDIGELLPIREADPLGIEGVGDAVPALPAADALPELPDAIAVKRAEISALADEQPAEVADLLRGWLSTSGSGSR from the coding sequence ATGCCCGCGCAGCTCTCCGGCGCCCTGGGCAGGCTCACCGGCGCCGTCAAGCAGTTCTCGCTCGCGCAGCGCACGCTCGCGCTCATCGGCCTCGCGGTCCTCGTGCTCGGCGCGGTCGCGCTCAGCAGCTGGGCGGCCAAGCCGTCGCTCAGCCCCCTGTTCACCGGCCTGTCCTCGACCGACGCGTCGGCCGTGGTCGACCAGCTCGACGCCGAGGGCGTCGCCTACGAGCTCACCGACGGCGGCGGCACGGTGCTCGTGCCGGCCGACTCGCTCTACAACATGCGCCTCAAGCTGGCCGCGGCGGGCCTGCCCGCGAACGCGGACGGCGGCGGCTACTCGCTGCTCGACGACATGGGCATGACGTCCTCCGAGTTCCAGCAGGAGGTCACCTACCAGCGGGCGCTCGAGGGCGAGCTCGCCAAGACGATCGGCGCGATGCAGGGCGTCGAGGCCGCGACCGTCAAGCTCGCGCTCCCGCAGGACAGCGTGTTCGTCTCCGAGAAGGCCGACCCGACCGCGTCGGTGTTCATCCGCACGAAGACGGGCGTCGACCTCTCGGGCGACCAGGTCCAGGCGATCGTCCACCTCGTGTCCGCGGGCATCGAGGGCATGAAGACGACCGACGTCGCCGTGATCGACGCGGCGGGCAAGGTCCTCTCGACCGTCGGCGCGAACCCCACGGGCGGCATGTCCGGCCAGCAGACCGGCGAGTACGAGGCCCGCGTCAAGGGTGCCGTGCAGGCGCTGCTCGACCAGGTCGTCGGCGCGGGCAAGTCCGCCGTGACGATGACCGCCGAGCTCGACTACGACCAGACGCAGCGCACGAGCGAGTCGTTCACGGCGAAGCCCGACACCCCGCCGCTCGCGTCGTCCACGACGACCGAGGAGTACACGGGGACCGGCGGCGGCAACGCGACCGGCGTGCTCGGCCCCGACAACATCGCCGTCCCGAACGGGGACGCCGCCGGCAACGGCACCTACTCCTCGACGAGCGAGGACGTCACGAACGCGATCGACAAGGTCACCGAGCAGACGACGACCGCGCCGGGCAGCGTCAAGCGCCAGTCGCTCGCCGTCGTGGTCGACGCCGAGGCGACCGCCGCGATGGACATCGCCGCGCTCACCGCGACGCTGAGCGCCGCCGCGGGCATCGACCCGGCGCGGGGCGACACCATCGCCGTGCAGCAGATGCTGTTCGACACGAGCGCCGCCGAGACTGCGCAGGACGCGCTCGCCGCCGCCGACCGGCTCGCCGAGAAGGAGCAGCAGGAGACGCTGATCCGCCAGGCCGCCATCGCCGGCGTCGTGCTCCTGGTCGTGCTCGCGCTCGTCATCGCCGCGGCCCGCCGGTCGCGCCGCAGCCGCCGCGAGTCGCTCGACATCGGCGAGCTCCTGCCGATCCGCGAGGCCGACCCGCTCGGCATCGAGGGCGTCGGTGACGCCGTCCCGGCGCTGCCCGCCGCGGACGCGCTGCCCGAGCTGCCCGACGCGATCGCCGTCAAGCGCGCCGAGATCTCCGCGCTCGCCGACGAGCAGCCGGCCGAGGTGGCCGACCTGCTGCGCGGCTGGCTCTCCACGTCCGGAAGCGGTAGCCGCTGA
- a CDS encoding flagellar hook-basal body complex protein FliE, protein MSIPTISGISAGVSPVAATGYLSGPTGATGVDAGASADGGAGFASALGSIENLQQLQSTSNELSVKAVTGDLDDVHDYTIAAAESKLALELTAAVRNKAVEAFSEIMRMQA, encoded by the coding sequence ATGAGCATCCCCACGATCTCCGGCATCTCCGCCGGCGTCTCCCCGGTCGCCGCGACCGGCTACCTCTCCGGCCCGACGGGCGCCACGGGCGTCGACGCCGGTGCCTCGGCCGACGGCGGGGCGGGCTTCGCCTCCGCGCTCGGGTCGATCGAGAACCTCCAGCAGTTGCAGTCGACGAGCAACGAGCTCTCGGTCAAGGCCGTCACGGGTGACCTCGACGACGTGCACGACTACACGATCGCCGCCGCCGAGTCGAAGCTCGCGCTCGAGCTGACCGCCGCGGTCCGCAACAAGGCCGTCGAGGCGTTCTCCGAGATCATGCGGATGCAGGCCTGA
- the flgC gene encoding flagellar basal body rod protein FlgC, with protein sequence MTIFGAIGVAGSGLTVYRKWLDAVSDNLANVSTVRSSNEAAYQAKYVVASEIPTANGGGVQVAGIELGDAEGRMVYEPDHPLADEGGYVRYPDIDMSSQMTQLIMAQRGYQANAAVVDRAKATYEAALQIGRS encoded by the coding sequence ATGACGATCTTCGGGGCGATCGGCGTCGCCGGCAGCGGACTGACCGTGTACCGCAAGTGGCTCGACGCGGTGAGCGACAACCTCGCCAACGTGTCCACCGTCCGCTCGTCGAACGAGGCGGCCTACCAGGCCAAGTACGTCGTCGCGAGCGAGATCCCCACCGCGAACGGCGGCGGCGTGCAGGTCGCGGGCATCGAGCTCGGCGACGCGGAGGGCCGCATGGTCTACGAGCCGGACCACCCGCTCGCCGACGAGGGCGGCTACGTGCGCTACCCCGACATCGACATGTCGTCCCAGATGACCCAGCTGATCATGGCGCAGCGCGGCTACCAGGCCAACGCCGCCGTCGTCGACCGTGCCAAGGCCACCTACGAGGCCGCTCTCCAGATCGGACGTTCCTGA
- a CDS encoding flagellar basal body rod protein FlgB has protein sequence MFDSVGYVALNSALDGLALRQRTIAENVANIQTPGYQAKRVQFEAELSRAVGTGSKDATVANVARSLEPTREDGNNVNLDAETLLNVDTNLRYQLATQAVDGTFSSVRVAMRTS, from the coding sequence ATGTTCGACTCCGTCGGCTACGTCGCGCTCAACAGCGCGCTCGACGGCCTCGCGCTGCGTCAGCGCACCATCGCGGAGAACGTCGCGAACATCCAGACCCCTGGCTACCAGGCCAAGCGCGTGCAGTTCGAGGCCGAGCTGAGCCGCGCCGTCGGGACCGGGTCCAAGGACGCCACGGTCGCGAACGTCGCCCGCTCGCTCGAGCCGACGCGCGAGGACGGCAACAACGTCAACCTCGACGCCGAGACGCTGCTGAACGTCGACACCAACCTGCGCTACCAGCTCGCGACCCAGGCGGTCGACGGCACCTTCTCGAGCGTGCGCGTCGCGATGAGGACGAGCTGA
- the fliS gene encoding flagellar export chaperone FliS, with amino-acid sequence MYDVRSRYLADTVATVGPSRLLTMLYDRMVLDVERAEKALQAGDKVEATQQLAHAQDILAELMSSLDVDAWDGGPGLMSIYTFLLSELIEASITGSAEKAAACREVIAPLRDAWHEAAASLATVPAAPVVPTQRFGAETGASTGLGVLGVG; translated from the coding sequence ATGTACGACGTCCGCTCCCGGTACCTCGCCGACACCGTCGCGACGGTCGGGCCCTCGCGTCTGCTCACGATGCTGTACGACCGCATGGTGCTCGACGTCGAGCGCGCCGAGAAGGCGCTCCAGGCCGGCGACAAGGTCGAGGCGACGCAGCAGCTCGCGCACGCGCAGGACATCCTCGCCGAGCTCATGTCGAGCCTCGACGTGGACGCGTGGGACGGCGGCCCCGGCCTCATGTCGATCTACACGTTCCTGCTCTCCGAGCTCATCGAGGCGTCGATCACGGGCAGCGCCGAGAAGGCCGCGGCGTGCCGCGAGGTCATCGCCCCGCTGCGCGACGCGTGGCACGAGGCCGCGGCGTCGCTCGCGACCGTCCCGGCCGCCCCCGTCGTGCCGACCCAGCGCTTCGGCGCCGAGACGGGCGCCAGCACCGGGCTCGGTGTCCTCGGTGTCGGCTGA